TTTGGCTTCGTAATGGACAAACACCAGCACGGTGAGATAATACATGACCGCCGGTACCAGGGCCACCTTGATAATGGTCAGGTAGCTGGTGTTGGTGAACTCGGCCATGAGAAACGCGCCGGCCCCCATGATGGGCGGCATGAGCTGTCCGCCCGTGGAGGCGGCCGCCTCGATGGCCCCGGCCATGTGGGGCCGGTACCCCACTTTTTTCATCATGGGGATGGTAAATGACCCGGTGGCCGCCACATTGCCCACGGCGGATCCGGACACGGATCCCATGAATCCGGAAGCCACCACGGACGCTTTGGCAGGGCCGCCGGAAAACCGGCCGGTCAGGGCATAGGCCATGTCAATAAAAAACGCGCCACCGCCCGTGGTTTCCAGAATCGCGCCAAACAGCACGAACACAAACACAAAGGTAGCGGCCACCCCGATGGGCAGGCCGAAGATCCCTTCCGTGGTCAGCCACAGGGTCGTGGCGATCCGTTCGATGCTGTATCCCTTGTGGATAATCAACTCGGGCATGTAGGGCCCAAACATGGCATAAACAATGCTCAAAGCACAGATGCCGGTCATGAAGACCCCGATGACCCGGCGGCAGGCTTCCAGCACCAGCAGCACCCCCACAATGCTCACCACCCGGTCCTGAAACAGCCAGTCCCCCTGCCGGTCAAAGATCTCCGACAGATTGCCGCAGATATAATACGTACAATAGATGGACAGTCCTGCCAGCACCCAGTCCAGCACCACTAAGACCGACAGATTGTTTTTTTTCATACCGGCAAACACAGATCGGGTCAGAAACACCAGGGTGAGGATGGCTCCCAGATGGATGGATCGCTGAACCAAAGCGGTCAGGGCCACCACGCCTGCGGTATACAGCTGATACAGGCTCAAACCCACGGCAATCGCCATCACCACCCGGGCAGTGAATGTCACCAGGGTGGGGTTTTGACCTGCTGAGGTGAATGTTTCATCTGGAGTTACTTGTTTTTCAGGTATATCAAGGTCAGTCATCGATGTTCCTTATGAAATTATGTGGATTCAGGCCATGACCCGGCCCGTCCGGAGCTGAAAAGATATGAAACGGCCTGGTACAGTTTCACGGGCCGGCCGGAAAACCACACCCGCTGATGGGCAAACTGATTGGACAGATTGAACTGTTGCCCGCGCCAGATCAGGGTATGGGCCACCTTCGGACTGCCCACCCGCAACACAAACGTGTTTACAGGATAATGCATGTCCACAATGGCTTCATATTTTCCTTTCTGCACCATTTGGCCTATCCCGGGCATTTTTCCCATGCCGGCCCCGAATTTTTCATACCGTTCTTCTTCAATGAAAATCGTGCCGGACCGGTCCATGCTGTGGTCTTCCCAGATGGGGGTATTTTCAACGGAATGGTAATAATGCAGACAAAACCGTTCCCCGGGCGCCAGGGGCAGCACCAGGATGGGGGTATCTGCATCTGCCGGGGTAACATGCAGGGCCACGCCCGCCGGAATCATCATCAGAGCCCCTGCAATCAAAATAAGAACCAGGCCGAACAGACAGACGGCGGCAGCAATTTTCGGCCTGGTCATGATTTTCATTCCCGCGTATCCTTAGGTTTTCAGGGTGTCAGTTTTTCAGGAATGGAAAACCCTTTTTCCTCCAGAAATTTGATGGTGCCCGGATGCAGCGGGATGGGAGAATAATTGACCGTGTTTTCAGGAACGGTATACGCGGCCGTGGGATGAATTTTTTTCAGATAGTCATTGTTTTCAAACAGCGCTTTGCTCAAATCATATACGAGATTCGTGTCCAGGGATGCCTGGCAGATAATCACATTCCACACCCCGATGGTGGGTACATTTTCATCCACGCCCCGGTAGACACCGCCGGAAAGATCCACCCCGGCATAAGTGGCCTCGGCCGCCAGGATTTTTTGGGTCTGTTCCGGTGTAAACGGCAGAATGGTGATCTCATGGGTGGTGGCCAGATCCAGAATGGAGCTGGTGCCCGGTCCCACACACCAGATCCCCACATCAATGGTGCCGTCTCTGAGGGCATTGGCGCTTTCGGTGAACGACAGCCGGCTGTCTTTGTAGGAGTCCAGGGGGATATCCAAAGCTTTGAGCACGGCTTCAGCCATGAAATTGGTGCCGCTGCCCGGGCTGCCCGTGCTGATGTTTCTGCCCTTGACCTGTTCGATGTTGGTGATCCCGCTTTTTTTCAATGCCACCACCTGGAGCAGGTTGGGATACATGGTAGCCAGAGAGAGCACGTTCTGTTTCTTGTCTTTGAACGCATCCGTGCCGTTATAAGCGGCCATGGCCACATCCCCCATGACCAGACCGATAACGGTCTCTCCTTTGTGGGCCAGTTTGATGTTTTCAACACTGGCGCCCGTGACTTCCGCCACCGCTTTGACCCCGTCTACATGTTTGGACCAGATTTCAGCCACGCCGCCCCCATAAGGGTAATAAATGCCGCCGGTGCCGCCGGTGCCGATTCCCAGAAACGTGGTTTTGGCCACAACCGTTCCGGCAAACATCAGGGTGATGGATAAAATGACAAATAACATCGGTATTTTCTTCATCGGGCATATCTCCTTTTTTAAATTCAGGCATTTTTCGTGAAAATGACACACTTGTCCCATGAAAAGCGAGATGGCGTTAACCCATAGGCAGTCCCTCCTTGTTTGAGAAATTGACGATTTTTTCAACATCGCTGACTCTGGCTATAGCACAATACGTATTCTCATGCCAAGAAGAACTTGATTGACAAAAACCTTTTGCAATTTTGATGCGTTTTACATAAATTGACAACAAGACCACATGGCTGTTTATCAAAAAACCAACCCATTTCATTGAGAATGACGTATGCATGAAAAAACAACCAGACCCGTCCTGGTGACCGGTGCCACCGGATATGTGGCCGGCCGTCTGATCCCGCTGCTTTTATCTTCCGGATACCGGGTCCGGGCCATGGGGCGGTCCATTGAAAAAATGGCGGCCCGGCCCTGGGGCACAGTTCCCGGCATCGAACTGGTGACCGGCGACATCATGGACACCGCTTCTCTGGACAACGCCGTTGCCGGGTGCGGCACCATCTATTATCTGGTCCACTCCATGATCTCCAGAAAAGCAGGCTACCGGGATGCGGATAAAACCGGGGCCGCCAACATGGTGAAAGCCGCCGCAAACCAGGGGGCGGATCACATCATCTATCTGGGCGGCTTAGGGGATATCCATCATCAAAATATCAGCCCACACCTGATATCCAGAAACGAGGTGGGCAAAATACTTCAAACCGGCCCGGTACCCGCCACAGTGCTCAGAGCCGCCATGATCTTAGGTTCCGGCAGTGCCAGTTTCGAGATTCTGCGGTACCTGGCTGAACGACTGCCTGTGATGATCACCCCGAAATGGGTGAGCATGCCCACCCAGCCCATTGCCATCACCAATGTGCTGGAATATCTGAAAGGATGTCTGGAACATCCGGAAACCCGGGGCAAAACCTTTGACATCGGGGGCCCGGACATTGTTTCCTACCGGGATCTGTTCGCCATTTTCGCCAAACAGGCCGGCCTGCCGAAGCCCATGATGATCCCGGTGCCCGTGCTCACCCCCCGGCTGTCTTCCTTATGGATTCATCTGGTGACCCCGGTGCCGGCCGCCATTGCCAGACCCCTGGCTGAAGGGCTGAGCCTGCCCACGGTGTGCACGGAACACCGCATCAGAGACATTATCCCCCAGGATCTGCTCACCTGCGGCCAGGCTATTGAACGGGCCCTGGACCGGGTCCGCCAGGAACAGGTGGACACCTGCTGGGCCGATGCCGGAGACCTGATCTATCCGGAATGGGCCCATTGCGGGGATTCCGGTTATTCCGGGGGCACGATTCTTAAATGCGGGTACCGGGCCATGGTTCAAGGCAGCGCATCAGACCTGTGGCCGGCCGTGGAACAGGTGGGCGGTGAGACCGGATATTATGCGGCTGATCTGCTGTGGAAACTCAGGGGCGTGATGGATGTGTTCTCCGGCGGTGTGGGTCTCCAGCGGGGCCGGCGGTCCCGGCACAATCTGCGGGTGGGGGACGCCCTGGATTTCTGGCGGGTCCTGGAAATGAACGCGCCGCACCGGTTGCTGCTGGTGGCGGAGATGAAACTGCCGGGCCAGGCGTTGCTGGAAATCAAAATCACCCCGGCCGGGGAAAACCGGTGCGAATTGATCCTGCTGTCCCGGTTTCTGCCCAAAGGCATATGGGGCATGGCGTACTGGTATGCCCTGTACCCGTTTCACCAGTATGTGTTTTCCCGGATGCTGACCGGCATGGCAAAGGCGGCCGGAAAATCGTTGTTGACCCCGCCCCGGCGGTTCACTCCCAAAATCACCAACGCCTGTTCTCTGCCCGGAGAATAGATCTGTCCAGGTGATCCGGTTTCAAAAGAAAGTGGCAATTCAGAAGCAATCTTGATATAATACCTGATTCTGACCAGGAACCGGCAATGGATATTATAGTATTGGAGCGGATATGACCGACATTGAACCCACCGACCACAAACTGTCTTTAAGAAATCTGAAAAAAGAGGACTACCCCGATATCCAGCGCATCATGGACCTGGTGTACGCCGGCATGGGCGGGGCCTGGACCCCGGAAGAATTTGCCGTGCTCATTGATCAGTTTCCCGAAGGCCAGATATGCATTGAAGACAAAGGCAAAGTCATTGCCGCGGCCCTGGCCATCATCGTCACTGCCGAAGAATTTGAAAAACAGCGGCACACCTATGAAGACGTGGTGACCGGCGGCAAGATGTCCCGCCATGATCCCGAAGGCG
This DNA window, taken from Desulfotignum phosphitoxidans DSM 13687, encodes the following:
- a CDS encoding TRAP transporter permease — encoded protein: MTDLDIPEKQVTPDETFTSAGQNPTLVTFTARVVMAIAVGLSLYQLYTAGVVALTALVQRSIHLGAILTLVFLTRSVFAGMKKNNLSVLVVLDWVLAGLSIYCTYYICGNLSEIFDRQGDWLFQDRVVSIVGVLLVLEACRRVIGVFMTGICALSIVYAMFGPYMPELIIHKGYSIERIATTLWLTTEGIFGLPIGVAATFVFVFVLFGAILETTGGGAFFIDMAYALTGRFSGGPAKASVVASGFMGSVSGSAVGNVAATGSFTIPMMKKVGYRPHMAGAIEAAASTGGQLMPPIMGAGAFLMAEFTNTSYLTIIKVALVPAVMYYLTVLVFVHYEAKKFGLKGQPKETLPKITKVIKNGLHFIIPVVILIYVLVSNYSPMMAGFIAVVSTLGISILVNFIRWIITTENRMRLSGFAAKEGGLLVKALENGAKNAVMVSVACAAAGIIVGMVSLTGMGLKFSSLVMELSFGIKTLAILLIAVASLVLGMGLPVTASYIVLATLAGPALMDMGVPVLVAHMIVFWYSQDSNVTPPVSLASFAGAAIAKASPMRTAFASWKLAKGLYIIPLVMAYRPLLGMGDNYELLHWEVILTMITTTLGLVAFASALERFCIRAATGLETGLFWLAAAGLLWTSYWTEAAGFILLLIALALQKWSFGRQKAGSSSVIP
- a CDS encoding DUF1850 domain-containing protein, which gives rise to MKIMTRPKIAAAVCLFGLVLILIAGALMMIPAGVALHVTPADADTPILVLPLAPGERFCLHYYHSVENTPIWEDHSMDRSGTIFIEEERYEKFGAGMGKMPGIGQMVQKGKYEAIVDMHYPVNTFVLRVGSPKVAHTLIWRGQQFNLSNQFAHQRVWFSGRPVKLYQAVSYLFSSGRAGSWPEST
- a CDS encoding TAXI family TRAP transporter solute-binding subunit, translated to MKKIPMLFVILSITLMFAGTVVAKTTFLGIGTGGTGGIYYPYGGGVAEIWSKHVDGVKAVAEVTGASVENIKLAHKGETVIGLVMGDVAMAAYNGTDAFKDKKQNVLSLATMYPNLLQVVALKKSGITNIEQVKGRNISTGSPGSGTNFMAEAVLKALDIPLDSYKDSRLSFTESANALRDGTIDVGIWCVGPGTSSILDLATTHEITILPFTPEQTQKILAAEATYAGVDLSGGVYRGVDENVPTIGVWNVIICQASLDTNLVYDLSKALFENNDYLKKIHPTAAYTVPENTVNYSPIPLHPGTIKFLEEKGFSIPEKLTP
- a CDS encoding SDR family oxidoreductase, which encodes MHEKTTRPVLVTGATGYVAGRLIPLLLSSGYRVRAMGRSIEKMAARPWGTVPGIELVTGDIMDTASLDNAVAGCGTIYYLVHSMISRKAGYRDADKTGAANMVKAAANQGADHIIYLGGLGDIHHQNISPHLISRNEVGKILQTGPVPATVLRAAMILGSGSASFEILRYLAERLPVMITPKWVSMPTQPIAITNVLEYLKGCLEHPETRGKTFDIGGPDIVSYRDLFAIFAKQAGLPKPMMIPVPVLTPRLSSLWIHLVTPVPAAIARPLAEGLSLPTVCTEHRIRDIIPQDLLTCGQAIERALDRVRQEQVDTCWADAGDLIYPEWAHCGDSGYSGGTILKCGYRAMVQGSASDLWPAVEQVGGETGYYAADLLWKLRGVMDVFSGGVGLQRGRRSRHNLRVGDALDFWRVLEMNAPHRLLLVAEMKLPGQALLEIKITPAGENRCELILLSRFLPKGIWGMAYWYALYPFHQYVFSRMLTGMAKAAGKSLLTPPRRFTPKITNACSLPGE